In the Novosphingobium sp. 9 genome, one interval contains:
- a CDS encoding YdbH domain-containing protein translates to MLSYQIKPGHELQVNGAKWPFMDGTLELLPTTMRLGIAETRRYTLKVTGLNAATFVQNLQVGNINATGVFDGEVPLVFDQNGGRIEEGVLRSRDPGGSVAYLGALTYKDLGTMGNFAFQALRSVKYKAMEIDLGGSLSGDILTRIRFDGLSQGDGAKQNFLTKRIAKLPIRFIVNIKAPFFSLFGSVRSLYDPTFVTDPRTLGLIGTDGKPVKTPVLVAPPPPVPSTSSNIQPLDSEKRP, encoded by the coding sequence GTGCTGTCGTACCAGATCAAACCGGGGCACGAATTGCAGGTGAACGGCGCGAAGTGGCCGTTCATGGACGGCACGCTCGAATTGCTGCCCACCACCATGCGCCTCGGGATTGCCGAGACGCGGCGCTATACGCTGAAGGTCACCGGCCTGAACGCGGCGACCTTCGTGCAGAACCTTCAGGTCGGCAATATCAACGCGACCGGCGTGTTCGATGGCGAAGTGCCGCTGGTGTTCGACCAGAATGGCGGGCGGATCGAGGAGGGCGTACTGCGCTCACGCGATCCGGGCGGCTCGGTCGCCTATCTGGGCGCGCTGACCTACAAGGATCTGGGCACGATGGGCAATTTCGCCTTCCAGGCGCTGCGCTCGGTCAAGTACAAGGCGATGGAGATCGATCTGGGCGGTTCGCTCTCCGGCGATATCCTGACGCGCATCCGCTTCGACGGGCTCAGCCAGGGTGATGGCGCGAAGCAGAACTTCCTGACCAAGCGTATCGCCAAGCTGCCCATCCGCTTCATCGTCAATATCAAGGCGCCGTTCTTCTCGCTGTTCGGCTCGGTCCGCTCGCTCTATGATCCGACTTTCGTGACCGATCCGCGCACGCTCGGTCTGATCGGGACCGACGGCAAGCCGGTGAAAACGCCGGTACTTGTGGCGCCTCCACCCCCTGTCCCTTCCACCTCCTCCAACATTCAGCCTTTAGACAGCGAGAAAAGACCATGA
- a CDS encoding YnbE family lipoprotein, protein MKQIGRQWLGRHLASRGLRAGTVLVAAGSSALLGGCINVTAPDKPIVIELNVNIRQEVIYKLAADAAKTIDDNKDIF, encoded by the coding sequence ATGAAGCAGATCGGAAGGCAGTGGCTCGGAAGGCATTTGGCCTCACGCGGGCTTCGTGCCGGGACGGTGCTGGTGGCGGCCGGCTCGTCTGCCTTGCTGGGCGGGTGCATCAATGTCACCGCGCCCGACAAGCCGATCGTGATCGAGCTGAACGTGAATATCCGCCAGGAAGTGATTTACAAGCTGGCTGCCGATGCGGCCAAGACGATCGACGACAACAAGGATATCTTCTGA
- a CDS encoding YdbL family protein: protein MTMLRSGSFAMTGLAAAALVVTGFAAAPAMAQSRSPAYAAARAAGQVGEQADGYLGVVGNQSADVKAMVRDINNQRRAVYTQGAAGKGTIEEFAFVSACRLISETKPGEKYQAPDGSWKTRGAGAPDRDPRCP from the coding sequence ATGACTATGCTTCGTTCCGGCAGTTTCGCGATGACCGGCCTCGCTGCCGCCGCACTGGTGGTGACGGGCTTTGCCGCCGCTCCCGCCATGGCCCAGAGCCGCAGCCCCGCTTACGCCGCCGCACGCGCGGCCGGGCAGGTGGGTGAGCAGGCTGACGGCTATCTCGGTGTCGTCGGCAACCAGAGCGCCGATGTGAAGGCCATGGTGCGCGACATCAACAACCAGCGCCGCGCCGTCTACACGCAGGGCGCTGCGGGCAAGGGCACGATCGAGGAGTTTGCCTTCGTTTCGGCCTGCCGTCTGATCTCGGAGACCAAGCCGGGCGAGAAGTATCAGGCGCCCGACGGCAGCTGGAAGACGCGCGGCGCCGGTGCGCCTGACCGCGATCCGCGCTGCCCCTGA
- a CDS encoding AtpZ/AtpI family protein, with protein sequence MNDEPSAQDPVGEDARIDALDEKLKALRQREDARNRPVGGAEADENYRVGNRVLAELLGGLAGGLFLGWVIDRFAGTSPWGLLSMMFFGIFVGFRNILRITSKRPE encoded by the coding sequence ATGAACGACGAGCCGTCTGCCCAGGACCCTGTTGGCGAGGATGCCCGTATCGATGCGCTGGATGAGAAGCTCAAGGCTCTCAGGCAGCGGGAAGATGCGCGCAACCGGCCGGTAGGGGGTGCGGAAGCCGACGAGAACTATCGTGTCGGCAATCGCGTCCTCGCCGAACTGCTGGGGGGGCTTGCGGGCGGACTGTTTCTTGGCTGGGTGATTGATCGCTTCGCCGGAACGTCGCCCTGGGGTCTGTTGTCGATGATGTTCTTCGGGATATTCGTCGGCTTCAGGAACATTCTTAGGATTACGAGCAAGCGTCCTGAATGA
- a CDS encoding F0F1 ATP synthase subunit A, with translation MAAEGKVDPMHQFTIQPLFGSDGWNIAGYNVAFTNSALWMALATVVLIVFVAGGLKRQVVPGRWQMAVETFTGFVAGMLAANVGPNGKKYVPYIFSLFMFILFANFLGLMPLGVLGVHPFTFTSHFTVTGVLALLSFAIVLVVGFAKHKLHFFSLFVPHGTPVAMIVPIFFVELVSFLVRPFSLGLRLFVAMMAGHVLLEVLSSFVISSGNANIGLFAVAGIPSFVLMIGICALELLVAGIQAYVFALLTCVYLNDAENLH, from the coding sequence GTGGCAGCCGAAGGCAAGGTCGATCCGATGCACCAGTTCACCATCCAGCCGTTGTTCGGCTCGGATGGATGGAACATTGCGGGCTATAATGTCGCCTTCACCAACAGCGCGTTGTGGATGGCGCTGGCGACGGTTGTGCTGATCGTCTTCGTGGCCGGTGGCCTCAAGCGCCAGGTCGTGCCCGGTCGCTGGCAGATGGCGGTGGAGACCTTCACCGGTTTCGTCGCCGGGATGCTGGCCGCCAACGTCGGCCCCAACGGCAAGAAGTATGTGCCGTACATCTTCTCGCTGTTCATGTTCATCCTGTTTGCGAACTTCCTGGGCCTGATGCCGCTCGGCGTGCTCGGCGTGCATCCCTTCACGTTTACCAGCCACTTCACGGTGACGGGCGTTCTGGCGCTGCTGTCGTTCGCGATCGTGCTGGTCGTCGGTTTCGCCAAGCACAAGCTTCACTTCTTCTCGCTGTTCGTGCCGCACGGTACGCCCGTGGCGATGATCGTTCCGATCTTCTTCGTCGAACTGGTCTCGTTCCTGGTGCGTCCGTTCAGCCTCGGCCTTCGTCTTTTCGTGGCCATGATGGCCGGGCACGTCCTGCTTGAAGTGCTTTCGAGCTTCGTGATCAGCTCGGGCAACGCCAACATCGGCCTGTTCGCGGTCGCCGGCATTCCCAGCTTCGTGCTGATGATCGGCATCTGCGCGCTGGAACTGCTGGTTGCCGGCATCCAGGCCTACGTCTTCGCTCTTCTCACCTGCGTCTATCTCAACGACGCCGAGAACCTTCACTGA
- a CDS encoding F0F1 ATP synthase subunit C, translating into MEADAAKLLGAGFAAIGCGLASIGVGNVFAKFLEGALRNPGAADAQQGRLFIGFAGAELLGLLSFVIAALLIFA; encoded by the coding sequence ATGGAAGCAGATGCTGCAAAGCTGCTCGGCGCCGGTTTCGCTGCGATCGGTTGCGGCCTCGCCTCGATCGGCGTGGGCAACGTGTTCGCCAAGTTCCTTGAAGGCGCGCTGCGCAACCCCGGTGCTGCCGACGCGCAGCAGGGCCGTCTCTTCATCGGTTTCGCCGGTGCCGAGCTTCTCGGTCTTCTCTCGTTCGTCATCGCCGCGCTGCTGATCTTCGCCTGA
- a CDS encoding ATPase — protein sequence MPQIDQLAATYSSQIFWLLIFFGLTFFVVGRGMVPKVMDTVAQRDKQIADDLRAAEQARDQADAEEAAWRQRENANRAQAQGLIAEARAKASAATADRLAAAQGTIDARIAQAEARIEEARRSAAAEIEDVAADAARDIVARVAGLSVEDAAVRAAVKESLVHG from the coding sequence ATGCCTCAGATCGACCAGCTAGCCGCGACCTATTCCAGCCAGATCTTCTGGCTGCTGATCTTCTTCGGGCTGACCTTCTTCGTGGTCGGCCGGGGCATGGTGCCCAAGGTCATGGATACGGTTGCGCAGCGCGACAAGCAGATTGCCGACGACCTGCGCGCCGCCGAGCAGGCGCGCGACCAGGCCGATGCCGAAGAGGCCGCATGGCGCCAGCGTGAAAACGCGAACCGTGCGCAGGCCCAGGGCCTGATCGCCGAGGCGCGTGCCAAGGCTTCGGCCGCCACCGCCGACCGCCTTGCCGCCGCGCAGGGCACCATCGATGCCCGCATTGCGCAGGCCGAGGCTCGTATCGAGGAAGCCCGCCGTTCGGCGGCTGCCGAGATTGAGGACGTGGCCGCAGATGCCGCTCGCGACATCGTTGCGCGCGTGGCGGGCCTCTCCGTCGAGGACGCCGCTGTCCGCGCCGCCGTCAAGGAGAGCCTCGTTCATGGCTAA
- a CDS encoding acetyltransferase, producing MALVIVSSASGQHASVVYEAALLSGMMVQGYASLALHGPVALLHCPYLGSLDDLIDGQSASSFVIACGDNSVRESVSRRLEEAGSQAATVCHPAAILSPSAIVGSGAMFLAGAILGPRAAIGDGTIVNHAASVDHDCVVGPFANLCPGARLGGAVHVGEGAFIGINASVLPGLRLGAGCVIGAGAVVTQDVPEGATVVGVPARQIGR from the coding sequence ATGGCACTGGTCATTGTATCGAGCGCAAGTGGGCAGCATGCGAGCGTCGTCTATGAGGCGGCACTGCTCTCAGGTATGATGGTACAAGGCTATGCGAGCCTTGCCCTTCATGGCCCTGTCGCATTGCTCCATTGTCCCTATCTCGGTTCTCTTGATGATCTCATCGATGGACAATCCGCCTCATCCTTCGTGATCGCTTGCGGCGACAATAGCGTGCGTGAGAGTGTGTCGCGGCGGCTTGAGGAGGCGGGCTCGCAGGCCGCGACGGTTTGCCATCCTGCGGCGATCCTCTCGCCCAGCGCGATTGTCGGATCGGGGGCTATGTTCTTGGCGGGGGCCATCCTCGGCCCGCGCGCCGCAATCGGTGATGGCACGATCGTCAATCATGCAGCCAGTGTCGATCATGATTGCGTGGTCGGCCCCTTTGCCAATCTGTGCCCCGGCGCGCGGCTCGGGGGCGCGGTTCATGTCGGCGAGGGCGCGTTTATCGGGATCAATGCCTCGGTTTTGCCGGGTCTTAGACTGGGTGCCGGATGCGTGATCGGCGCCGGCGCCGTTGTCACGCAAGACGTACCGGAAGGCGCTACCGTTGTCGGCGTTCCGGCACGGCAGATCGGGCGTTGA
- a CDS encoding nucleoside 2-deoxyribosyltransferase domain-containing protein, translating into MLRPLLLAASLGAVSVPAWAAPVVVTSPQALPADHAHPRVFLGGSIDMGHATDWQADLIAALKDQDVTVLNPRRADWNPAWKPEASDPNFRQQVGWELAALDSADVIVMYLAPGTQSPVSLMELGLHARDGKLIVLCPQGYWRKGNVDITAARYGVQQVATMDELIAATKARIAEWKKGRK; encoded by the coding sequence ATGCTGCGCCCTCTCCTCCTCGCGGCCTCGCTCGGCGCGGTTTCAGTCCCGGCATGGGCCGCACCGGTCGTCGTGACCTCGCCTCAGGCCCTCCCCGCCGACCACGCACATCCCCGCGTGTTCCTGGGCGGCAGTATCGACATGGGCCATGCCACCGACTGGCAGGCGGACCTGATCGCCGCGCTCAAGGATCAGGACGTCACCGTGCTCAATCCGCGCCGGGCGGACTGGAACCCGGCGTGGAAGCCCGAGGCCTCCGATCCGAACTTTCGCCAGCAGGTGGGGTGGGAACTCGCCGCGCTCGACAGCGCCGACGTGATCGTGATGTACCTCGCGCCAGGAACGCAGAGCCCGGTCAGCCTGATGGAACTGGGCCTCCATGCCCGCGACGGCAAGCTGATCGTACTGTGCCCGCAAGGCTACTGGCGCAAGGGCAATGTCGATATCACCGCCGCCCGCTACGGCGTGCAGCAGGTGGCAACGATGGACGAACTGATCGCGGCGACGAAAGCGCGGATCGCCGAGTGGAAGAAGGGGCGGAAATAA
- the gloB gene encoding hydroxyacylglutathione hydrolase → MTAALQVHQFPCLSDNYGFLLHDPASGETVCIDTPDAAEYLAQATRMGWTITQVWNTHWHRDHAGGNLAIKAATGCTISAPAGDAGKIEGVDRQVSQGDTLRIGAYTADVIDVGGHTLGHVAYHLPEASIAFVGDSVFALGCGRMFEGTAEQFWASIERIKALPPETLLYCAHEYTESNARFALHADPQNAALAAYADDVAQARKEGRATVPTVLKRELASNPFLRADEPDLQSHWGIAGDAIATFAALRDAKNTF, encoded by the coding sequence ATGACCGCAGCACTCCAAGTCCATCAGTTCCCGTGCCTGTCCGACAACTACGGCTTCCTGCTCCACGATCCCGCGAGCGGCGAGACGGTATGCATCGACACGCCCGATGCGGCGGAATACCTCGCACAGGCAACCCGCATGGGCTGGACGATCACGCAGGTCTGGAACACCCACTGGCATCGCGATCATGCAGGCGGGAACCTTGCCATCAAGGCCGCGACGGGCTGCACGATCAGCGCGCCCGCAGGCGATGCCGGAAAGATCGAGGGCGTCGACCGGCAGGTTTCGCAAGGTGATACTCTGCGCATCGGTGCCTATACGGCGGACGTGATCGACGTGGGCGGCCACACCCTCGGCCATGTCGCCTACCATCTGCCCGAAGCGAGTATCGCCTTCGTGGGCGATTCGGTCTTTGCTCTTGGCTGCGGACGCATGTTCGAGGGCACGGCGGAGCAGTTCTGGGCCAGCATCGAGCGGATCAAGGCACTGCCGCCCGAAACGCTGCTCTACTGCGCGCACGAATATACCGAGAGCAACGCGCGCTTCGCACTGCATGCGGACCCTCAGAACGCCGCCCTCGCCGCCTATGCGGACGACGTGGCGCAAGCGCGCAAGGAAGGTCGTGCCACCGTGCCGACCGTGCTGAAGCGCGAACTGGCGAGCAACCCCTTCCTTCGGGCCGATGAGCCGGACCTCCAGAGCCACTGGGGCATCGCCGGAGATGCCATCGCCACCTTCGCTGCCCTGCGCGACGCCAAGAACACGTTCTGA
- the rpsA gene encoding 30S ribosomal protein S1 — MATSANPTRDDFAAMLDEQLGGAADDGFEGRVVKGTITAIENDKAVIDVGLKSEGRVPLREFARGEDEHGLKVGDEVEVYVDRVENADGEAMLSRDRARREAAWDKLENEFGEGKRVEGVIFGRVKGGFTVDLDGAVAFLPGSQVDIRPVRDVAPLMDVPQPFQILKMDRRRGNIVVSRRAVLEETRAEQRSELIDKLSEGQVIEGVVKNITDYGAFVDLGGIDGLLHVTDMSYKRVNHPSEVIAIGDTVKVQIIRINQDTQRISLGMKQLESDPWEGASVKYPVGAKLQGTVTNITEYGAFVELEAGIEGLVHVSEMSWTKKNVHPGKIVSTSQEVEVVVLEVDSEKRRISLGLKQAQQNPWEAFAEKHPVGSQVEGEVKNATEFGLFIGLDGDVDGMVHMSDIAWGISGEDALALHRKGEQVSAVVLDVDVEKERISLGMKQLERGAPAAGIAAAGGTLRRGETVTVTILEVRDGGLEVQAGEDGATGFIKRSDLGRDRDEQRPDRFQVGQKLDAMVTGFDRSKKPNFSVKARQLAEEKEAVEQYGSSDSGASLGDILGEALKGRS, encoded by the coding sequence ATGGCTACTTCTGCCAATCCGACCCGCGACGATTTCGCGGCGATGCTCGACGAGCAGCTCGGCGGCGCTGCCGACGACGGCTTCGAGGGTCGCGTCGTCAAGGGCACCATCACCGCCATCGAGAACGACAAGGCCGTCATCGACGTGGGCCTGAAGAGCGAAGGCCGCGTGCCGCTTCGCGAATTCGCCCGTGGCGAGGACGAGCACGGCCTCAAGGTCGGTGACGAAGTCGAAGTCTACGTCGACCGCGTCGAGAACGCCGACGGCGAAGCGATGCTGTCGCGCGACCGCGCCCGCCGCGAAGCGGCCTGGGACAAGCTCGAGAACGAGTTCGGCGAAGGCAAGCGCGTCGAAGGCGTGATCTTCGGCCGCGTCAAGGGCGGCTTCACCGTCGACCTCGACGGCGCCGTTGCGTTCCTTCCCGGCTCGCAGGTCGACATCCGTCCGGTGCGCGACGTCGCCCCGCTCATGGATGTGCCGCAGCCCTTCCAGATCCTCAAGATGGACCGTCGCCGCGGCAACATCGTCGTGTCGCGTCGCGCCGTTCTCGAAGAGACCCGCGCCGAGCAGCGCAGCGAGCTGATCGACAAGCTGAGCGAAGGCCAGGTCATCGAGGGCGTGGTCAAGAACATCACCGACTACGGTGCGTTCGTTGACCTCGGCGGCATCGACGGCCTGCTCCATGTCACCGACATGAGCTACAAGCGCGTCAACCACCCGAGCGAAGTGATCGCCATCGGCGACACCGTGAAGGTCCAGATCATCCGCATCAACCAGGACACCCAGCGCATCAGCCTCGGCATGAAGCAGCTGGAGAGCGATCCGTGGGAAGGTGCATCGGTCAAGTACCCGGTCGGCGCCAAGCTGCAGGGCACTGTCACCAACATCACCGAATACGGCGCCTTCGTGGAACTGGAAGCCGGCATCGAGGGCCTCGTCCACGTGTCGGAAATGTCCTGGACCAAGAAGAACGTCCACCCCGGCAAGATCGTCTCGACCTCGCAGGAAGTCGAAGTGGTCGTGCTCGAAGTCGATTCGGAAAAGCGCCGCATCTCGCTCGGCCTCAAGCAGGCTCAGCAGAACCCCTGGGAAGCCTTCGCCGAGAAGCACCCTGTTGGTTCGCAGGTCGAAGGCGAAGTCAAGAACGCGACCGAGTTCGGTCTGTTCATCGGCCTCGACGGCGACGTGGACGGCATGGTTCACATGTCGGACATCGCATGGGGCATCTCGGGCGAGGACGCTCTGGCCCTGCACCGCAAGGGCGAGCAGGTTTCGGCCGTGGTTCTCGATGTCGACGTCGAGAAGGAGCGCATCTCGCTCGGCATGAAGCAGCTTGAGCGTGGCGCTCCGGCAGCCGGCATTGCCGCTGCTGGTGGCACCCTGCGCCGCGGCGAGACCGTGACCGTCACCATCCTCGAAGTCCGCGACGGCGGCCTGGAAGTCCAGGCTGGCGAAGATGGCGCCACCGGCTTCATCAAGCGTTCGGACCTCGGCCGCGACCGCGACGAGCAGCGCCCCGACCGCTTCCAGGTTGGCCAGAAGCTCGACGCCATGGTCACCGGCTTCGATCGTTCGAAGAAGCCGAACTTCTCGGTCAAGGCCCGCCAGCTGGCCGAAGAGAAGGAAGCCGTGGAGCAGTACGGTTCGTCGGACTCGGGCGCTTCGCTCGGCGACATCCTGGGCGAGGCTCTGAAGGGCCGTTCGTAA
- a CDS encoding (d)CMP kinase produces MIVAVDGPTASGKGTIARALSAHFGLPHLDTGLLYRAVGYQCFLDGGNPDDSAAALAACSFPDALLGDPELRSEATGGLASRVSIHPAVRQALFERQRSFATQPGGAVLDGRDIGTVIAPEAPAKLFVIASVEARAQRRFLEMQGQGRKVALADIAADLAARDERDRNRKDAPLVAADDAVMLDTSDLGRDEAIARAIAIVESARAAARD; encoded by the coding sequence CTGATCGTCGCCGTCGACGGGCCGACCGCCTCGGGCAAGGGCACCATCGCCCGCGCGCTCTCGGCACATTTCGGCCTGCCGCATCTCGACACCGGCCTGCTCTACCGCGCGGTCGGCTATCAGTGCTTCCTCGACGGCGGCAACCCGGATGACAGCGCCGCAGCCCTCGCCGCCTGTTCATTCCCCGATGCGCTGCTCGGCGACCCCGAACTGCGCTCCGAAGCGACCGGCGGGCTGGCGAGCCGCGTCTCGATCCATCCGGCAGTGCGTCAGGCGCTGTTCGAACGCCAGCGCAGCTTCGCGACGCAGCCCGGCGGCGCCGTGCTCGACGGACGCGACATCGGCACGGTGATCGCTCCCGAGGCCCCCGCCAAGCTCTTCGTCATCGCCTCGGTCGAAGCCCGCGCCCAGCGCCGCTTCCTCGAAATGCAGGGTCAGGGCCGCAAAGTTGCGCTGGCAGACATCGCCGCCGACCTTGCCGCACGCGACGAGCGCGACCGCAACCGCAAGGACGCCCCGCTCGTTGCCGCTGACGATGCCGTGATGCTCGACACCTCCGATCTGGGCCGCGACGAGGCGATCGCCCGCGCCATCGCCATCGTCGAGTCGGCAAGGGCAGCCGCGCGGGACTGA
- the aroA gene encoding 3-phosphoshikimate 1-carboxyvinyltransferase produces the protein MRPRRFLPSGPLKGRIRVPGDKSISHRSIMLGALAVGETKVTGLLEGEDVLSTAAAMRAMGAQVERTGEGAWSVHGVGVGSLLQPKAPLDMGNSGTSTRLLMGLVATHPITATFVGDASLSKRPMGRVIDPLSTMGASFEATDGGRLPLILKGASPAVPIRYRLPMASAQVKSAILLAGLNTPGITTVVEPVPTRDHSERMLRGFGAELTVETDSDGARVISIRGEAELQPQTIEVPGDPSSAAFFIVAALIVPGSEVLIENVGLNPTRAGIIEVLRQMGGHIEEVNPREVGGEPVADLLVKHSALKGIDVDPAIVPAMVDEFPVLFVAAAMAEGVTTTTGLEELRVKESDRIAVMATALAAAGATVRETEDGMVITGTGGERLPGTAHEIATHLDHRIAMSMAVAGLVSREGVEVDDVRPIATSFPVFESMLEGLAGA, from the coding sequence ATGCGCCCTCGCCGCTTCCTGCCCTCCGGCCCACTGAAGGGCCGAATCCGGGTTCCGGGCGACAAGTCGATCAGCCACCGCTCGATCATGCTGGGCGCGCTGGCCGTGGGCGAGACGAAAGTGACGGGCCTGCTCGAAGGCGAGGACGTCCTCTCCACCGCCGCCGCGATGCGCGCCATGGGCGCACAGGTGGAGCGCACCGGCGAAGGCGCATGGTCGGTCCATGGCGTCGGCGTCGGCTCGCTGCTGCAACCCAAGGCACCGCTCGACATGGGCAATTCGGGCACTTCGACGCGTCTGCTGATGGGCCTTGTCGCCACCCACCCCATCACCGCGACTTTCGTGGGCGACGCCTCGCTTTCCAAGCGCCCGATGGGCCGTGTGATCGATCCGCTCTCGACGATGGGCGCCAGCTTCGAGGCCACCGATGGAGGCCGTCTTCCCCTTATCCTCAAGGGCGCCTCGCCCGCCGTGCCGATCCGCTATCGCCTGCCGATGGCCTCGGCACAGGTGAAGAGCGCGATCCTGCTGGCCGGCCTCAACACGCCGGGGATCACCACCGTGGTCGAGCCCGTGCCGACCCGCGACCACTCCGAGCGAATGCTGCGCGGCTTCGGCGCCGAGCTTACGGTCGAAACCGACAGCGACGGCGCCCGCGTCATCTCGATCCGGGGCGAGGCGGAATTGCAGCCCCAGACCATCGAGGTTCCGGGCGACCCTTCGTCGGCCGCGTTCTTCATCGTCGCGGCGCTGATCGTGCCGGGCAGCGAAGTACTGATCGAGAACGTCGGCCTCAACCCGACCCGCGCCGGGATCATCGAAGTGCTGCGCCAGATGGGCGGCCATATCGAGGAAGTGAACCCCCGCGAAGTCGGCGGTGAGCCGGTCGCCGACCTGCTGGTCAAGCACTCGGCGCTCAAGGGCATCGACGTCGATCCCGCCATCGTGCCTGCCATGGTCGACGAGTTCCCGGTGCTGTTCGTCGCCGCCGCGATGGCAGAGGGCGTCACCACTACCACCGGCCTTGAGGAACTGCGCGTCAAGGAATCGGACCGCATCGCGGTGATGGCGACGGCCCTCGCCGCAGCGGGCGCCACCGTGCGCGAGACCGAGGACGGCATGGTCATCACCGGCACCGGCGGCGAGCGCCTGCCCGGCACCGCACACGAGATCGCCACCCACCTCGACCATCGCATCGCCATGTCGATGGCCGTCGCCGGTCTCGTCAGTCGCGAGGGCGTGGAAGTGGACGACGTGCGCCCGATCGCCACCAGCTTCCCGGTGTTCGAATCGATGCTCGAAGGGCTGGCGGGGGCATGA
- a CDS encoding FYDLN acid domain-containing protein yields MAKPEWGAKHGCPKCGTRFYDLGKDDPVTCIECGNTWNPEPVLKSKQPIPFEEIQKKESVEQEDTDLADDDLDIDEDGDSPDNDVDLGGDDDLGIGGGDDDEDHDN; encoded by the coding sequence ATGGCAAAGCCTGAGTGGGGCGCCAAGCACGGCTGCCCGAAATGCGGCACCCGCTTCTACGATCTGGGCAAGGACGATCCGGTAACCTGCATCGAATGCGGCAATACCTGGAACCCCGAGCCGGTGCTCAAGTCCAAGCAGCCGATTCCCTTCGAGGAAATCCAGAAGAAGGAATCGGTCGAGCAGGAAGACACCGATCTGGCCGATGACGATCTGGACATCGACGAGGACGGCGATTCGCCCGACAACGATGTCGATCTCGGCGGTGACGACGATCTGGGCATCGGCGGCGGTGACGACGATGAGGATCACGACAACTGA